One genomic window of Halobacterium noricense includes the following:
- the ccsA gene encoding cytochrome c biogenesis protein CcsA produces the protein MNVGNVLLATAFTVLLGATGILARAYLADDDRHVGYVTILTGAGAVALAGALAQLTYQFVVTDYSNAYVWNNTADYLPLLYRVTGVYAGNEGSILLWAALTVLVAFTAGVIRGFPDRHSKLVHAITFGIVTYFVGMLLLQSPFASIRTEFANAPPGYIPTSGEGLNPLLVDPYMAIHPPVMFISYALLTMPFAIGAAHFVSLFRGDGSVFAAWRGSVTRWLRVSWLFLTVAVALGGLWSYTVLGWGGIWAWDPVETAILVPWLFLTATVHAVVRYRPNDEYRILAPAMTATVFSLAIYTTSIVRSGTFRSVHSFADGGIGISFIVLMVLTSVLGVVVPLAYWFLQDDEATGSDGAWLTRDNLLHAAVLLFGLLTFVSLWGLSFPVLRAAVTGVEVSVESHYFNLWSYPLVGVALLLLGFYMDFDVEGRRRSLAGLAVFGTAAVVAAFVAPSEIWQLYPSPPTQSPIYGVLGSISVLSILPPAAYAILGVTKRALARIPAAADRGAVFKETGITAIHVGAVLLVLSLPFMYMFAGQASAIATGVASESVDTSYQDVAGTDYSVRVLDYTSNEFPQNPEPESYALSTDQVAARGPSLNGTVQAVYGTVTDVRRGPQATVIQLDGSRTWVGVIQRNETAGNFSVQTGQGLVARGRLMWNFVPNADATVLASPQAIGSPANPPEGVVPTRVQVDGVSLAVYEDGKLVTSGVAGQREYPQQGNMQVRDVLIDRGLVTDTYVIAGVSDGTASMTVKQVPLMSLLRLSLVLLVAGMSTVLVFDPEHGIQTLTASTASSTDVEPEATD, from the coding sequence ATGAACGTCGGGAATGTCCTGCTCGCCACCGCGTTCACCGTTCTGCTGGGCGCAACCGGTATTCTTGCCCGCGCGTACCTCGCCGATGACGACCGGCACGTCGGGTACGTGACAATACTCACGGGCGCAGGCGCGGTAGCGCTGGCCGGCGCCCTGGCCCAGCTCACGTACCAGTTCGTGGTGACGGACTACTCGAACGCGTACGTGTGGAACAACACCGCCGACTACCTCCCGCTGCTGTACCGCGTGACCGGCGTGTACGCCGGTAACGAGGGATCGATCTTGCTGTGGGCGGCACTCACTGTGCTGGTCGCGTTCACCGCCGGGGTCATCCGCGGGTTCCCGGACCGCCACTCGAAGCTCGTCCACGCTATCACGTTCGGGATCGTCACGTACTTCGTCGGGATGCTACTGCTCCAGAGCCCGTTCGCGTCCATTCGGACGGAGTTCGCGAACGCGCCACCGGGGTACATTCCGACGAGCGGCGAGGGGCTCAACCCTCTGCTGGTCGACCCGTACATGGCCATCCACCCACCCGTGATGTTTATCTCCTACGCGCTGCTCACAATGCCGTTCGCCATCGGCGCCGCGCACTTCGTCTCTCTATTCCGGGGTGACGGAAGCGTGTTTGCGGCCTGGCGCGGGAGCGTCACGCGCTGGCTGCGCGTCAGCTGGCTGTTCCTTACGGTCGCCGTGGCGCTCGGCGGCCTCTGGTCGTACACCGTACTCGGCTGGGGTGGTATCTGGGCGTGGGACCCGGTGGAGACAGCCATTCTTGTGCCGTGGTTGTTCCTCACTGCCACTGTCCACGCCGTCGTCCGGTACCGGCCGAACGACGAGTACCGGATTCTCGCGCCCGCGATGACTGCGACGGTATTCTCGCTCGCAATTTACACCACCTCCATCGTCCGCAGCGGGACGTTCCGGAGTGTCCACTCGTTCGCCGACGGCGGTATCGGCATCTCGTTCATCGTCCTGATGGTGTTGACTAGCGTCTTGGGCGTCGTCGTCCCGCTCGCGTACTGGTTCCTCCAGGACGACGAAGCGACCGGCTCAGACGGCGCGTGGCTCACGCGGGACAATCTCCTGCACGCCGCCGTCCTGCTGTTCGGTCTGCTGACGTTCGTCTCCCTCTGGGGGCTGTCGTTCCCTGTCCTCCGGGCCGCGGTTACCGGCGTCGAAGTGTCCGTGGAGTCTCATTACTTCAACCTTTGGAGCTACCCGTTGGTCGGCGTCGCGCTGCTGTTGTTGGGTTTCTACATGGACTTCGACGTCGAAGGACGCCGCCGCAGCCTCGCCGGATTAGCCGTCTTCGGCACCGCGGCCGTGGTCGCTGCGTTCGTTGCACCCTCAGAGATCTGGCAGCTTTATCCTTCGCCTCCGACTCAATCCCCTATATATGGCGTCCTCGGGAGTATCAGCGTGCTCTCGATTCTCCCCCCAGCCGCGTACGCCATTCTTGGCGTCACGAAGCGCGCGCTCGCCCGAATTCCGGCGGCCGCCGACCGGGGCGCGGTGTTTAAGGAGACAGGAATTACTGCCATCCATGTCGGTGCCGTGCTACTCGTGCTGTCGCTCCCGTTTATGTATATGTTCGCGGGCCAGGCGTCAGCGATAGCAACCGGCGTCGCGTCTGAGTCCGTTGATACCTCCTATCAGGACGTTGCCGGCACCGACTACTCGGTCCGCGTGCTGGACTACACCAGCAACGAGTTCCCCCAGAACCCCGAGCCTGAGTCGTACGCGCTCTCGACCGACCAAGTGGCCGCTCGTGGACCGTCACTAAACGGAACGGTACAGGCGGTGTACGGCACCGTCACTGACGTCAGAAGGGGGCCACAGGCGACGGTTATCCAACTCGACGGCTCCCGGACGTGGGTAGGCGTCATCCAACGCAACGAGACTGCGGGCAATTTCTCCGTCCAGACCGGTCAAGGCCTTGTCGCACGCGGCCGGCTGATGTGGAACTTCGTGCCGAACGCCGACGCGACGGTGCTCGCGAGCCCGCAGGCCATCGGCTCGCCAGCGAATCCGCCCGAAGGTGTGGTCCCGACGCGCGTTCAAGTCGACGGCGTCTCGCTCGCGGTCTACGAGGACGGGAAACTTGTCACCTCCGGGGTCGCCGGTCAGCGCGAGTACCCCCAGCAAGGTAACATGCAGGTCAGGGATGTCCTCATCGACCGGGGACTCGTGACCGACACCTACGTTATCGCAGGCGTCAGCGACGGCACTGCCTCGATGACCGTCAAGCAGGTGCCGTTAATGTCCCTACTGCGGCTCAGCCTCGTGTTGCTCGTCGCAGGGATGTCCACCGTGCTCGTGTTCGACCCCGAGCACGGTATTCAGACGCTAACTGCTTCGACTGCTTCGAGTACCGATGTCGAACCGGAGGCAACAGACTAA
- a CDS encoding thioredoxin family protein: MKPRKALTIAFFVFLLGIGYLSMHSAPVLSDDNYSYHGETEWRTDFSEAEQLASEQDRPIIVYFWTTWCTYCEDYNQYVYSDPEVQAELDDFVKVAVNLDSDQGEYGRLQQRYNANYPPQHVIITPEGEQLVKISGYADREAFLDYLAEAEREYDAGDNQ; this comes from the coding sequence ATGAAGCCTCGAAAGGCGCTTACAATCGCCTTCTTCGTCTTCCTTCTGGGCATTGGCTACCTGTCGATGCACTCCGCACCAGTGTTGAGCGACGATAACTATTCGTACCACGGCGAAACCGAATGGCGGACCGACTTCTCCGAGGCCGAGCAGCTAGCCAGCGAGCAGGACCGCCCTATTATCGTCTACTTCTGGACGACGTGGTGTACGTACTGCGAAGACTACAACCAGTACGTCTACTCTGACCCCGAGGTACAAGCTGAACTCGACGACTTCGTGAAGGTAGCGGTGAACCTCGACAGCGACCAGGGCGAATACGGCCGCCTCCAGCAGCGGTACAACGCCAACTACCCGCCACAGCACGTCATCATCACGCCCGAGGGCGAACAGCTCGTGAAAATCTCCGGGTACGCCGACCGCGAGGCGTTCCTCGATTACCTCGCAGAGGCCGAGCGCGAGTACGACGCGGGTGACAACCAATGA
- a CDS encoding c-type cytochrome, translated as MSKRDSTRLLKPTLLVVGALVAGVIVVFAVNGALAFMSDTGGAPSAMEGDGGGGVIQLPGTWSGSEWYSPELRDEGFEYKNASAGDEVEFVPKEMNNSTLPENENRRELVQYGREIFANTSNEMPNHVGNELSCANCHGGGDLPTTTGMVGQDIDMIPLVGTAAGYPEWTGRTERMRDMRQRIMGCFLRSMDAPGSPEGVPAYDSREIQAMESYMVWLNKGTPSQKVPYWRHIRKPEGDEKVNVTEANPVRGAELYLENCASCHGADGQGTPGQYPPLWGEGSYNDGAGMGRLYTSAGFIREAMPYGTAHTFTDWRDVHDVAAFMNGHKRPHLPRQPKDWAESGAPDEGIYYQRVQERFGYDMNPMTKKLMIAGIPIGSQEINQSVIPDNVDRYDQPLRDVEVNGSWQTTWIRTYEDHDNGWSTNETESNNSTSTDAQELIGAAIDGGSSQQAS; from the coding sequence ATGAGCAAACGAGATTCAACGAGACTACTGAAACCGACGCTGCTCGTGGTCGGAGCGCTCGTCGCGGGTGTTATCGTCGTCTTCGCCGTCAACGGCGCGTTGGCGTTCATGAGCGACACCGGCGGGGCGCCGTCGGCTATGGAGGGCGACGGCGGTGGCGGCGTCATCCAGCTACCGGGAACGTGGAGCGGCTCGGAGTGGTACAGTCCGGAACTCCGCGATGAGGGGTTCGAGTACAAGAACGCTTCAGCGGGCGACGAGGTGGAGTTCGTCCCGAAGGAGATGAACAACTCAACGCTCCCGGAGAACGAGAATCGGCGGGAGCTCGTCCAGTACGGGCGTGAGATCTTCGCGAACACGTCCAACGAGATGCCCAACCACGTCGGCAACGAACTGTCGTGTGCGAACTGTCACGGCGGCGGCGACCTGCCGACGACCACCGGTATGGTCGGCCAGGATATCGATATGATTCCGCTCGTCGGCACCGCAGCCGGCTATCCCGAGTGGACCGGCCGTACTGAGCGGATGCGGGACATGCGCCAGCGCATCATGGGCTGCTTCCTGCGGAGCATGGACGCGCCCGGTTCCCCCGAGGGGGTCCCAGCGTACGACAGTCGTGAGATCCAGGCGATGGAGTCGTACATGGTCTGGCTGAACAAGGGCACGCCGAGCCAGAAGGTGCCGTACTGGCGGCACATCCGGAAGCCCGAGGGCGACGAGAAGGTGAACGTAACAGAAGCCAACCCGGTGCGGGGCGCCGAGCTCTACCTCGAGAACTGCGCATCCTGCCACGGCGCTGACGGCCAGGGGACTCCCGGCCAGTATCCGCCGCTATGGGGTGAGGGCTCCTACAACGACGGTGCCGGCATGGGCCGGCTGTACACGTCTGCCGGATTCATCCGGGAGGCCATGCCGTACGGCACGGCGCACACGTTCACGGACTGGAGGGACGTCCATGACGTCGCCGCGTTCATGAACGGCCACAAACGCCCGCACCTCCCACGGCAGCCCAAAGACTGGGCCGAGTCTGGGGCGCCCGACGAGGGGATCTACTACCAGCGCGTTCAGGAGCGGTTCGGCTACGACATGAACCCGATGACGAAGAAGCTCATGATCGCCGGGATTCCCATCGGCTCCCAGGAGATCAATCAGAGCGTCATCCCTGACAACGTTGACCGCTACGACCAGCCCCTCCGTGACGTCGAAGTGAACGGCTCGTGGCAGACCACCTGGATTCGGACGTACGAGGACCACGACAACGGCTGGTCCACGAACGAGACCGAGTCGAACAACTCAACGTCCACTGACGCGCAAGAGTTGATAGGGGCAGCAATAGACGGCGGCAGTAGCCAGCAGGCAAGCTGA
- a CDS encoding cytochrome c biogenesis CcdA family protein, with protein MVEAPTTFAVFAAGILTILTPCCLPMIPVLVVGSSGHSLRPVAIVAGSTLTFTVLGVATGMIGSVTPDTVRLPFAIMMLAFGAIMADDDLNEMYSRYASRLSGRASAASTRIDKDERPLTNAFVVGLLLGVIWLPCVGPVLGGVLALAGTTGDVGRSAWLLFTYGGGFSVPLLGVAYAGKHGVRRIFNSVTEGVSGDAVQTATGYTFLALGVAVLFDVDKLLLASIVEYL; from the coding sequence ATGGTAGAGGCTCCAACTACGTTCGCGGTGTTCGCCGCCGGCATTCTGACGATCTTGACGCCGTGCTGTCTGCCGATGATCCCGGTACTCGTAGTTGGGTCGTCAGGCCACTCGCTGCGCCCGGTGGCCATCGTGGCGGGGAGTACGCTCACGTTCACCGTGCTCGGGGTCGCGACTGGGATGATAGGGTCCGTAACCCCTGACACCGTCCGGTTACCGTTCGCCATCATGATGCTGGCGTTCGGGGCCATAATGGCAGACGACGACCTCAACGAGATGTACTCCCGGTACGCGTCCCGGCTGTCAGGACGCGCGTCGGCTGCGAGCACGCGGATCGACAAGGACGAGCGGCCGCTGACAAACGCGTTCGTCGTCGGCCTCCTGCTCGGGGTTATCTGGCTACCGTGCGTCGGTCCCGTCCTTGGGGGCGTGCTCGCGCTCGCCGGAACGACCGGTGACGTTGGGCGGAGCGCATGGCTGTTGTTCACCTACGGTGGCGGCTTCTCAGTGCCGCTGCTCGGGGTGGCCTACGCCGGTAAGCACGGTGTCCGGCGGATCTTCAATTCCGTCACTGAGGGTGTCTCGGGGGACGCGGTCCAGACAGCGACCGGGTACACGTTCCTGGCATTAGGCGTGGCCGTCCTCTTCGACGTGGACAAATTGCTGCTTGCGTCAATCGTTGAGTACCTATGA
- the ccsA gene encoding cytochrome c biogenesis protein CcsA, with protein sequence MSRVVKWGALVSGVASFVLVFGSASDVMYGVSHGGNLLAYWHIALAWVAASALGTTFVGSALYLRYRGAFWSRLAHSAGELGFLLVTLTLLFGSFWGKVIWNSYWEWTDVRLVTFLVVWFIYAGYLVVHAGTDGGSGDRYAAVYGVLGFITVPISYVSTRLWTPTFHETTLGNPDVSANIDPTTLLVSLLAASLLYLYLLGLRIRLHELEDDLAARQQRR encoded by the coding sequence ATGAGCCGCGTCGTGAAGTGGGGAGCGCTGGTGTCAGGCGTGGCATCGTTCGTACTGGTGTTCGGTTCCGCGTCGGACGTGATGTACGGCGTCTCCCACGGTGGAAACCTGCTGGCGTATTGGCACATCGCGCTGGCATGGGTGGCGGCATCCGCGCTCGGGACGACGTTCGTCGGCAGTGCGCTCTACCTTCGGTACCGGGGAGCGTTCTGGAGCCGGCTCGCGCACAGCGCGGGTGAACTCGGATTCTTGCTCGTGACGCTGACGCTGCTGTTCGGGAGTTTCTGGGGGAAGGTTATCTGGAACTCCTACTGGGAGTGGACGGACGTGCGGCTGGTGACGTTTCTGGTCGTGTGGTTCATCTACGCGGGCTACCTGGTCGTCCACGCTGGTACCGATGGTGGCAGCGGCGACCGATACGCCGCCGTCTACGGCGTGCTTGGCTTTATCACAGTGCCTATCTCCTACGTCTCGACGCGGCTGTGGACGCCGACATTTCACGAGACGACGCTGGGGAACCCGGACGTGAGTGCGAATATCGACCCGACGACGCTACTGGTGTCGCTGCTGGCGGCGTCGCTACTATACCTCTACCTACTCGGGCTCCGCATACGGCTGCACGAACTCGAAGACGACCTCGCGGCACGCCAGCAACGGAGGTGA
- a CDS encoding CcmD family protein, translating into MEPLLLAGYTALFVTLFGYVAYLQRRMEHLERRLADLDD; encoded by the coding sequence ATGGAACCACTGCTACTGGCCGGCTACACGGCACTGTTCGTGACGCTGTTCGGGTACGTGGCGTACCTGCAGCGGCGGATGGAACACCTTGAGCGCCGTCTCGCCGACCTCGACGACTGA
- a CDS encoding halocyanin domain-containing protein codes for MNSSGNGGTTAAGRRAFLKRAALVTGAAAAGGTTGTVTAQEGQSYDGWLANTSNFDGTYDYTGQDQVTVWVGASGNGGNLAFGPAAIRVDPGTEVVWEWTGKGGTHNVVDNAGNFESDTYSQAGETYSRTFESEGTYKYLCVPHQSMGMKGVVVVGGSGGLDPSEFEKPASASGSGDGNGAGGDGSSNGGNGRPISLEAALMVTSVAIAFLSPIMFGLFLMFDDSDDTAAAE; via the coding sequence ATGAATTCGAGTGGTAACGGGGGAACGACGGCAGCCGGCCGCCGGGCGTTCCTTAAGAGAGCAGCGCTGGTGACCGGCGCCGCCGCAGCGGGCGGCACAACCGGAACAGTCACGGCCCAAGAGGGACAGAGTTACGACGGCTGGCTCGCCAACACGAGTAACTTCGACGGAACCTACGACTACACGGGCCAAGATCAGGTGACTGTCTGGGTCGGCGCATCCGGCAACGGTGGGAACCTCGCGTTCGGTCCGGCAGCGATCCGCGTCGATCCCGGCACCGAAGTCGTCTGGGAGTGGACAGGCAAGGGCGGCACCCACAACGTCGTCGACAACGCGGGGAACTTCGAGAGCGACACGTACAGCCAGGCTGGCGAGACGTACTCACGGACGTTCGAGTCAGAGGGGACGTACAAGTACCTCTGTGTCCCTCACCAGTCGATGGGGATGAAAGGCGTCGTTGTTGTCGGCGGGTCAGGCGGATTGGATCCAAGCGAGTTCGAGAAACCTGCCTCGGCCAGTGGCTCCGGCGATGGCAACGGAGCGGGTGGTGACGGCTCGTCCAACGGTGGAAACGGCCGACCGATATCCCTGGAGGCAGCTCTGATGGTGACTAGTGTGGCAATAGCGTTCCTCTCGCCCATCATGTTCGGCCTGTTCCTGATGTTCGACGACAGTGACGACACTGCCGCCGCCGAGTAA
- a CDS encoding IS6 family transposase has product MPEIARLTGGSDCFELEFVEREATPEPAMKLGIRLHAAGLSLSDTVSVLASFGVERARSTVHNWVQKAGLQPNSGKNPNHVALDETVIQLNDQRYWLYAAVDPETNEFLHVRLFPTRTIVLTKQFVEELREKHRVETAVFLVDGAPWLKAALFELGLRFRHVTHGNRNAVERVFKELKRRTEQFANHFRHATADSAETWLQTFAFTWNQLI; this is encoded by the coding sequence ATGCCAGAAATCGCCCGCCTCACCGGAGGTAGCGACTGCTTCGAGTTAGAATTTGTGGAGCGAGAAGCGACACCGGAACCCGCGATGAAATTGGGTATCCGACTCCATGCTGCCGGATTATCACTCTCGGATACCGTCTCAGTCTTAGCTTCATTCGGTGTCGAACGTGCTCGCTCAACTGTCCACAATTGGGTCCAGAAAGCCGGCCTACAGCCCAATTCCGGGAAGAATCCGAATCACGTCGCACTCGACGAAACCGTGATTCAACTCAACGACCAGCGTTACTGGCTGTACGCTGCCGTTGATCCTGAAACCAACGAATTCCTGCACGTCAGACTCTTTCCCACCCGAACAATCGTCTTGACAAAACAGTTTGTGGAGGAACTCCGTGAGAAACATCGCGTCGAAACTGCCGTGTTTCTCGTTGATGGCGCACCGTGGCTCAAAGCGGCATTATTCGAGCTTGGGCTCCGATTCCGACACGTCACGCATGGGAATCGGAATGCTGTCGAACGCGTGTTTAAGGAGCTGAAACGTCGGACTGAGCAGTTCGCCAACCACTTCCGCCACGCAACTGCTGACTCTGCAGAAACATGGTTGCAAACCTTCGCGTTCACCTGGAATCAGCTAATCTGA
- a CDS encoding IS4 family transposase: MRRLTTLFPSEFLEEHAEELGVVEREGKLQIPVLVWALVFGFAAGESRTLAGFRRCYNSTADETISPGGFHQRLTPTLAEYLRDLVERGLDEVAVPNAVDADIDRFRDVMIADGTVLRLHEFLSDEFQARHEEQAGAKLHLLHNATEQTIERLDVTDEKAHDSTLFKTGSWLQGRLVLFDLAYFKYRRFALIDENDGYFVSRLKQNANPVITEELREWRGRAIPLEGKQIHDVVDDLSRKYIDVEVEAEFKRGQYEGTRSLDTKRFRVVGVRDEDADDYHLYITNLSREEFFPEDLATLYRCRWEVETLFRELKTQYELDEFDTSDPDIVRILLYAALLSLLVSRELLDLVTEQADDEIVFPPERWAATFRSHAQLILHELGEYLGYSPPPLLERLIEDAQKIHQQRPVLQETLATATQPRCES; this comes from the coding sequence ATGCGTCGGCTCACTACTCTCTTTCCCTCCGAGTTCCTCGAAGAGCACGCCGAGGAACTCGGCGTGGTCGAGCGAGAGGGCAAGCTTCAGATTCCCGTCCTCGTGTGGGCGCTCGTGTTCGGCTTCGCCGCAGGCGAGAGCCGAACACTCGCCGGGTTCAGACGCTGCTACAACTCCACAGCTGATGAAACGATCTCTCCCGGTGGATTCCATCAGCGGCTGACGCCGACGTTGGCAGAGTATCTCCGCGACCTCGTCGAGCGTGGTCTCGACGAGGTCGCTGTTCCCAACGCTGTTGACGCTGATATCGACCGATTCAGAGACGTGATGATCGCTGATGGAACGGTGTTGCGGTTGCACGAATTCCTCTCTGATGAGTTCCAAGCCCGTCACGAGGAGCAGGCTGGAGCGAAGCTCCACCTGCTCCACAACGCCACCGAGCAGACGATTGAACGACTCGACGTGACCGACGAAAAAGCGCACGACAGCACGCTGTTCAAAACGGGCTCGTGGCTCCAAGGACGGCTCGTTCTGTTCGATCTAGCGTACTTCAAGTACCGCCGGTTCGCGTTAATCGACGAGAACGACGGCTACTTCGTGAGTCGGCTGAAGCAGAACGCGAATCCGGTGATAACGGAGGAATTACGGGAATGGCGCGGGCGCGCCATTCCCTTAGAGGGCAAGCAGATCCACGATGTGGTCGATGATCTCTCTCGGAAGTACATCGACGTTGAGGTCGAAGCGGAGTTCAAGCGAGGCCAGTACGAAGGAACGCGGTCGCTGGACACGAAGCGGTTCCGCGTCGTCGGCGTCCGTGACGAGGACGCCGACGACTACCATCTGTATATCACGAATCTATCGCGAGAGGAGTTCTTCCCGGAGGATTTAGCAACGCTGTATCGGTGTCGGTGGGAGGTAGAAACGCTGTTTCGTGAACTGAAGACGCAGTACGAGTTGGACGAGTTCGACACAAGCGACCCGGATATCGTGAGAATTCTGCTGTATGCGGCGTTGCTGTCGCTGCTGGTGAGTCGTGAGCTGTTGGATCTGGTGACCGAGCAGGCTGATGACGAGATCGTGTTTCCGCCAGAACGCTGGGCGGCGACCTTCCGGTCGCACGCCCAGCTCATCCTCCACGAACTCGGTGAGTATCTCGGTTACTCACCACCGCCGTTGCTGGAGCGGCTGATCGAGGATGCTCAGAAGATTCACCAGCAACGACCGGTCTTACAGGAGACGCTCGCTACCGCTACACAACCGAGGTGTGAGTCTTAG
- the hutH gene encoding histidine ammonia-lyase, which yields MASSLPTTDGWSAVSDVVVDGETLTPEDVEAVARRDATVGIADDDREAVRRSRERVEDVVEAGDPVYGVNTGFGQLVDTQIPRDEVESLQTNLLRSHAAGAGRELDREEVRALLLTRLNALVKGYSGVRERIVDLLAGMLNAGVHPVVRSRGSLGASGDLAPLAHLGLVLIGEGQADVDGDRLPGDEALARVDLEAVTLRAKEGLALINGTQLTTGLAALALLDGERALRAADAAGALTTEVTMSTTANCSAAVQRVRPHDGQAASARNVKRLTADSEIVESHRNCDRVQDAYSIRCLPQVHGAVRDALDHLRDAIETELNSATDNPLVFDAESADPRASGTDTAAVVSGGNFHGEVLALRLDYAATALAELAAISERRVDRMLNPNVQESHLPPFLTPDSGLHSGLMIPQYTAAALINDLRSLGRPSTDNTSVSGGQEDHVSMSAGSAYGFREAAEKAGTVVGVELLVAAQASEFLDDDLEHAAGTSAVYDLVREVSPPVEADRPLHDDIDAVVDLVQEGLVDDAIECTLEERLE from the coding sequence ATGGCGTCGTCGTTGCCGACGACGGACGGGTGGTCGGCCGTGAGTGACGTCGTCGTTGACGGCGAAACGCTCACGCCCGAAGACGTCGAGGCGGTCGCACGCCGGGACGCCACCGTCGGTATCGCCGACGACGACCGGGAGGCCGTGCGCCGCTCGCGGGAGCGCGTCGAGGATGTCGTCGAGGCTGGTGACCCGGTCTACGGCGTGAATACGGGGTTCGGCCAGCTCGTCGATACCCAGATTCCACGCGACGAGGTCGAGTCCCTCCAGACGAACCTCCTGCGCAGCCACGCCGCGGGCGCGGGCCGCGAGCTTGACCGCGAGGAGGTGCGTGCGCTCCTGCTCACGCGGCTGAACGCACTCGTGAAGGGCTATTCGGGAGTCCGCGAACGCATTGTCGACCTGCTTGCTGGGATGCTGAACGCTGGCGTCCACCCAGTTGTTCGCTCCCGGGGCAGCCTTGGCGCAAGTGGCGACCTCGCGCCACTCGCGCATCTCGGGCTCGTGCTCATTGGCGAGGGACAGGCCGACGTCGACGGCGACCGGCTTCCCGGCGATGAGGCGCTCGCACGCGTTGACCTCGAGGCCGTGACGCTGCGCGCGAAGGAGGGGCTGGCGCTCATTAACGGCACCCAACTCACCACTGGGCTGGCCGCGCTCGCCCTTCTGGACGGCGAGCGCGCGCTCCGTGCTGCTGACGCCGCGGGCGCGCTCACCACGGAAGTAACGATGTCGACGACCGCGAACTGCAGCGCTGCCGTCCAGCGCGTTCGTCCCCACGACGGCCAGGCGGCGAGCGCGCGGAACGTCAAGCGCCTCACCGCGGACTCCGAGATCGTGGAGAGCCACCGGAACTGCGACCGCGTCCAGGACGCCTACTCTATCCGGTGTCTACCCCAAGTCCACGGCGCCGTCCGAGACGCGCTCGACCACCTCCGAGACGCCATCGAGACCGAACTCAACAGCGCGACTGACAACCCCCTAGTTTTCGACGCCGAGTCGGCGGACCCGCGCGCGAGCGGCACCGACACCGCAGCAGTCGTCTCCGGCGGGAACTTCCACGGCGAGGTGCTCGCGCTCCGCCTCGACTACGCCGCGACCGCGCTCGCAGAACTGGCGGCCATCAGCGAACGCCGCGTCGACCGCATGCTCAACCCGAACGTCCAGGAATCCCACCTGCCGCCGTTCCTCACGCCCGACAGCGGCCTCCACTCGGGATTGATGATTCCCCAGTACACGGCCGCCGCACTCATCAACGACCTCCGGTCGCTAGGCCGCCCCTCGACGGACAACACGTCGGTCTCCGGCGGCCAGGAAGATCACGTGAGTATGAGCGCGGGGAGCGCGTACGGTTTCCGCGAGGCTGCCGAGAAAGCCGGGACGGTCGTCGGCGTTGAACTCCTCGTAGCCGCCCAGGCCAGCGAGTTCCTCGACGACGACCTCGAACACGCTGCTGGCACGAGCGCTGTCTACGACCTCGTGCGGGAGGTCTCTCCACCCGTCGAGGCGGACCGACCGCTACACGACGACATCGACGCGGTGGTGGACCTCGTCCAAGAAGGACTCGTCGACGACGCAATTGAGTGCACCCTCGAAGAGCGACTGGAGTGA